One window of the Phycodurus eques isolate BA_2022a chromosome 7, UOR_Pequ_1.1, whole genome shotgun sequence genome contains the following:
- the slc1a5 gene encoding neutral amino acid transporter B(0) produces MADKVEDVKACHDGEDPLANGSSRSDGGSAEPLSRRVMRIVEANLLVILTVAGVIIGVFIGLGVRNVELSRTQVIYIGFPGELLIRLLKMIIIPLVVCSLVTGAASIDPKALGKLGGWAMLFFLVTTLIASAIGVVMAFIIKPGSVTLTKPQVAGFDDGVPEPKEVIDSFLDLIRNIFPSNLVSAAFQSYATSYKLVSTNGTNGVPNITVEKVPFGTDQDGMNILGLVVFAIVFGVALRKLGEEGEILIKFFNSFNEATMVLVSWIMWYAPFGIMFLVAGKIVEMEDVGTLFASLGKYIACCIVGHAIHGLIVLPAIYLIITRKNPYAFLWGIFTALATAFGTASSSATLPLMMKCVEENNGISKQISRFILPIGATVNMDGAACFQCVAAVFIAQLNDYSLNFIQIITILVTATASSVGAAGIPAGGVLTLAIILEAVSLPTNDISLILAVDWLVDRTCTVLNVEGDAFGAGLLQFFVDRTSKREEGAELGEVIPVTPAPEDSPLIEIKSDGQRVNNKNSHRDKESVM; encoded by the exons ATGGCCGACAAGGTGGAGGACGTCAAAGCGTGCCATGACGGCGAGGACCCGCTGGCCAACGGCTCGTCCCGCAGCGACGGCGGCTCGGCGGAGCCTCTCTCCCGGCGTGTGATGCGGATCGTGGAGGCCAACCTTCTGGTGATCCTCACCGTAGCGGGCGTCATCATCGGCGTCTTCATCGGGCTCGGCGTGCGTAACGTGGAGCTGTCCCGCACCCAAGTCATCTACATCGGCTTCCCCGGCGAGTTGCTCATCCGCCTGCTCAAGATGATCATCATCCCCTTGGTGGTGTGCAGTCTGGTGACCGGGGCGGCCAGTATCGACCCCAAAGCCCTGGGCAAGCTGGGCGGATGGGCCATGCTCTTCTTCCTGGTGACCACGTTGATCGCCTCGGCCATCGGGGTGGTGATGGCCTTCATCATCAAACCGGGCTCGGTGACGCTGACCAAACCTCAAGTGGCGGGTTTCGATGACGGCGTGCCCGAACCCAAAGAGGTCATCGACTCCTTTTTAGACTTGATCAG AAACATCTTTCCCTCCAACTTGGTGTCTGCTGCCTTTCAGTCT TACGCAACAAGCTATAAGCTGGTGAGCACAAATGGCACAAATGGAGTCCCCAACATCACAGTGGAGAAG GTTCCCTTTGGAACCGACCAGGATGGGATGAATATTCTGGGCCTGGTGGTGTTCGCCATCGTATTCGGTGTGGCCTTGAGGAAGTTGGGGGAGGAAGGCGAGATCTTGATTAAGTTCTTCAACTCCTTCAATGAAGCCACCATGGTGTTGGTGTCTTGGATTATGTG GTATGCCCCCTTTGGTATTATGTTCCTTGTTGCTGGAAAGATTGTTGAGATGGAGGACGTCGGCACGCTTTTCGCAAGCCTGGGAAAATACATAGCGTGCTGCATTGTTGGGCACGCCATCCACGGCCTCATTGTGCTGCCTGCCATCTACTTGATCATCACGAGGAAGAACCCGTACGCCTTCCTGTGGGGAATATTCACAGCTCTGGCCACAGCCTTTGGAACGGCCTCCAG CTCTGCCACGCTCCCCCTGATGATGAAGTGCGTGGAGGAAAATAACGGCATCTCCAAGCAAATCAGCCGCTTCATCCTTCCCATTGGTGCCACGGTCAACATGGATGGAGCCGCGTGCTTTCAGTGCGTGGCTGCCGTTTTCATCGCTCAGCTGAACGACTATTCCCTCAACTTCATCCAAATCATTACCATCCT CGTGACTGCCACGGCTTCAAGTGTTGGTGCAGCAGGAATACCCGCTGGTGGGGTGTTGACCCTCGCTATCATCCTGGAAGCAGTCAGTTTGCCCACCAACGATATCTCCCTCATCTTGGCAGTTGACTGGCTGGT TGACCGTACATGCACAGTACTGAACGTTGAGGGCGACGCCTTCGGAGCAGGACTCCTGCAGTTCTTCGTAGACCGCACATCCAAACGAGAGGAAGGAGCGGAGCTGGGCGAGGTCATACCCGTCACACCTGCCCCCGAAGACTCACCGCTCATTGAGATAAAAAGTGACGGACAGAgggtcaacaacaaaaattcacaCCGGGATAAAGAATCTGTCATGTAA